From the genome of Nicotiana sylvestris chromosome 2, ASM39365v2, whole genome shotgun sequence, one region includes:
- the LOC138885435 gene encoding uncharacterized protein, producing the protein MVEELKNLTSRVQGVERGKGIEGLNYEDLCIQLDVDLPEGYKPPKLEMFDRTGDPKVHLRTYCDKLMGVGKDERIHMKLFTRSLTGDSLSWYISQNPKKWVNWVSMASDFMDRFRFNIENAPDVFYIQNFKKKPTETFHECATRWRSEVAKVKPALEEEKMNKFFVKAQDPQYYERLMVIENHKFSDIMKLRERIEKGIKSGMVTNFEALQATTKAL; encoded by the coding sequence atggtagAGGAGCTCAAGAATCTCACAAGCCGAGTCCAGGGTGTTGAAAGAGGCAAAGGAATTGaaggtctgaattatgaggatctATGCATTCAGCTAGACGTGGATTTGCCGGAGGGTTACAAGCCTCCTAAGTTAGAGATGTTTGACAGAACGGGTGACCCGAAggtacatttgagaacatactgtgataAGCTCATGGGAGTTGGGaaagatgaaagaattcacatGAAGTTGTTCACGAGGAGTCTCACTGGAGACTCCCTATCTTGGTACATAagtcaaaatcccaagaaatgggtcaattgggtaagcatggcgtcagacttcatggatcgattcaggtttaacatagagaatgcaccggatgtcttctacatacAAAATTTCAAGAAGAAACCAACGGAGACTTTTCACGAGTgtgctactcgatggaggtcagaAGTTGCAAAGGTCAAGCCGGCACTAGAGGAAGAgaagatgaacaaattcttcgtcaaggcccaggatccacaatactatgaaaggttaatggttatcgaaaatcacaaattctccgaCATCATGAAACTCAGGGAAAGGATTGAAAAAGggatcaagagcgggatggtaaccaATTTTGAGGCATTGCAGGCTACAACTAAAGCATTATAG